The Chitinivibrionales bacterium genome has a window encoding:
- a CDS encoding IS256 family transposase: protein MKENTFTASQSKEFSTMSLSDIARIGAEQMLKVALQAEIKSYMDQVNCTCISVDGSPQIVRNGYNKERTITIGDGQIKVKVPRTRVRNKGIENYSSSILPKYMRRNPKIDEAIPILYLKGISTNNMFSALEKLLGDSVSGLSATNVSRMKSHWKHEFDEWKNRDLSNTRYCYVWVDGIYTNVRFSDNRLCTLVVIGATEEGHKELIAVESGYRESEESWKTLLRDLRDRGMQSPALAIGDGALGFWAAVQKIFPETECQRCWVHKTVNILDKLPKSLRSKAHKMLKEIYMSECREDAEMAFNRFLDRFKDKYPKASQCLEKDKGHLLTFYSYPAKHWKHIRTTNPIESTFATVRLRSVSTRGHGTEETTFMMIFKLIQMASKRWQRMWGYNLIPLVLNGAKFVDGELLEKAA from the coding sequence ATGAAAGAAAATACTTTCACCGCTTCACAATCAAAAGAATTTTCAACTATGTCTCTCAGTGACATTGCACGTATTGGAGCAGAACAGATGCTCAAGGTAGCATTACAAGCGGAAATAAAGTCGTATATGGATCAGGTTAATTGCACATGTATATCAGTTGATGGTTCGCCTCAAATTGTTAGAAATGGATATAATAAGGAACGCACAATCACTATCGGAGACGGGCAGATTAAAGTCAAGGTTCCTCGTACCAGAGTTCGTAACAAAGGTATTGAAAATTATAGTAGCAGCATTCTTCCGAAGTATATGCGGAGGAATCCCAAAATCGATGAAGCCATACCGATTTTATATCTTAAAGGCATTTCTACGAATAACATGTTTTCCGCATTAGAAAAATTACTTGGTGATTCCGTGTCTGGTTTGTCTGCCACAAACGTCAGTCGCATGAAATCCCATTGGAAACATGAATTTGATGAATGGAAAAACCGAGACCTCTCTAACACGCGTTATTGTTACGTATGGGTTGATGGCATTTATACAAACGTCAGATTCAGCGATAATCGTCTGTGCACTCTTGTTGTTATCGGTGCTACTGAAGAAGGGCATAAAGAGCTTATTGCCGTAGAAAGCGGTTACCGGGAAAGTGAAGAATCCTGGAAAACACTCCTGCGGGATTTGCGTGATAGAGGTATGCAATCTCCAGCCCTTGCAATCGGCGATGGTGCTTTGGGGTTCTGGGCCGCAGTGCAAAAGATATTTCCAGAAACAGAATGCCAAAGATGCTGGGTACACAAGACAGTAAACATCCTTGACAAACTACCGAAATCACTTCGTTCAAAGGCACATAAGATGCTTAAGGAAATCTATATGTCAGAGTGTCGTGAAGATGCTGAAATGGCGTTCAATAGATTCCTTGACCGGTTTAAGGATAAATATCCCAAAGCATCTCAATGTCTCGAGAAAGACAAAGGACATCTTTTAACATTCTACAGTTATCCGGCAAAACACTGGAAGCATATACGGACAACAAATCCGATAGAATCAACGTTTGCCACAGTACGGCTAAGAAGCGTATCAACGCGAGGGCATGGTACAGAGGAAACAACATTCATGATGATATTTAAGCTGATACAAATGGCATCAAAGCGGTGGCAAAGGATGTGGGGTT